The sequence AAGGTCTCTTCATTTAAGCTGTTAAGCTCAACACGAAGAGGGAACCGTCCCTGGAGCTCCGGCATTAGGTCACTGGGTTTACTCACATGGAAGGCACCTGCAGCTATAAAGAGAATATGGTCTGTATTGACCATACCTAGCTTCGTATTGACAGAGGAACCTTCTACAATAGGAAGTAGATCTCTTTGCACACCCTCTTTGCTAGGGTCTTGCCTGCTTTGTGAATTGGAAGCTACAGCGACTTTATCTATCTCGTCAAGAAATACGATACCGCCCTTCTCTACCTTTTCAAGTGCCAGAGATTTAAGATTTTCTTCATCAAGAAGTTTTTCACTTGCCTCAGCTTCCAATATCTTCTTGGCATCTTTCACAGTAACTTCTTTTTCCGGACCTTTCTTACCCATACCTCCCAGAACTTTAACAATAGACTCTTGTACCTGGATCATTTGTGGAGGAAGTCCCTCTTCTGGCATGGCAGGCGTGTTCGGTACTTCTACTTTGATCTTGAGATAATCAAGTTCACCTTTGGCATACTTCTCCTGCATACGTGTAAAAGAGGCATCATACTCTGCTTTCTTCTGTTCACTTGCACCGGCTGGAAGCGGAGGAAGAAGTTTTTCTATGATCTTGTTTTCAATATAGTTTTCTATCTTCTCTCTGTTTTTTTCATTTTCACTCTCACGTACCAAAGTCAAAGAGGTTGCAGCCAGATCACGTATCATCGACTCGACATCTCGTCCGACAAACCCGACTTCCGTATATTTACTGGCTTCTACTTTAATGAATGGCAGATTCATCATCTTGGCCAAACGTCTGGCGATCTCCGTTTTACCAACCCCTGTACTACCGATCATCAATATATTTTTCGGTGTCACATCCTGCTGCATCTCCGGACTGAGCTGCATACGTCTGTAACGGTTTCTAAGTGCTACGGCGATCGTCTTTTTCGCTTCATTCTGTCCTATGACATATTTATCCAGGTAAGTAACTATCTCTTTAGGTGTTAAGTTCTCCACTACACTTCCTTACAGTTCTAATATTTTAATATTCTTGTTCGTATAGATACAAAGTTCACCGGCAACTTCAAGTGACTCTTGTACCAGTGTTCTTGGATCAAGGTCTGTATGTTTGTCCAAAGCACGTGCTGCGGAGATGGCATAGTTACCGCCGGATCCTATCGCTGCTATCTTCCCGTCTTCAGGCTCTACGACATCACCCGTCCCTGAAAGTATAAAGATATGCTCCTGGTTCAGTACGATCATCATCGCTTCCAGCTGACGCAGATGTTTGTCTTTTCTCCACATTTTGGAAAACCCTATGACAGACTTGAAAAGATCACCTCTTTTTTCAGCCAATATGCCCTCGAACATATCAAAAAGGTTAAATGCATCTGCCGTACTTCCAGCAAATCCTGCCAATATTTTTCCTTCATGCAATGTGCGTATCTTTGTGGCATTACCTTTGAGTACGGTATCCCCAAAGGTTACTTGGCCATCACCGCCTATCACTGCTTTGCCATTACTCTTATAACCCAGTATCGTAGTTGCGTCAAACATGACTATACACCTACTACTTCTACTTTAAGTGTCGCATGAATCGCATGCCCAAGTTTGGCATCCACTTCATGCGTACCTGTTGACTTAAGTGCTTTCTTAAGATTAATATTTTTTTTGTCAAGTTCTATGTTGAGTTGTTCTTGTATGGCGTTTGATATATCAGCATTCCCAACTGAACCTTTGATACCGACAGGTGCCAATGGTTTTTCCACTTTAATGGTTGCCGCTTCAAGTGTTATTTTTTCAGCTTCAAGTCTGGCCAGTTCATCTCTTAGTTTTCTTGCCATCTCTTCTTGTTCGGCTTTCCAATTTTCTACAACCTCAGGTGTAGCCAACTTTGCCAAACCCTTTCCTATAAGGAAATTCTGTCCATAGCCATCTTTTACTTCTTTAATTTCACCTGCTTTCCCAAGTGCTTTAACATCTTTGATCAATAATACTTTCATTTATTTATTCCTTCTTATGCCATATGTACCTATAATTTTAACAAACTTTTACTAGACATCTGTTAAAAGTACTATAACATCGCGTACTTTAAAGTATAGCTTTAGTGTGATGATAGTATTATATATAGCATATAAAATATGTCAAAAAGGGGAGATCTTTCAATGAAGTTTATTTACATCTTTCTTGTTATCACACTTTTTACATTTCAAGGGTGTACAACAAAAGAAGCCAGCCCCAACTCAAATCATCAACCCAATAAAACAGATCCACTGACGACAGCCCCTCTAACAACAGCTACTTCTGATGAACCAATGAAAGACGATCAAGCAGAAGAG is a genomic window of Sulfurovum sp. XGS-02 containing:
- the rplI gene encoding 50S ribosomal protein L9 encodes the protein MKVLLIKDVKALGKAGEIKEVKDGYGQNFLIGKGLAKLATPEVVENWKAEQEEMARKLRDELARLEAEKITLEAATIKVEKPLAPVGIKGSVGNADISNAIQEQLNIELDKKNINLKKALKSTGTHEVDAKLGHAIHATLKVEVVGV
- the hslU gene encoding HslU--HslV peptidase ATPase subunit, with protein sequence MENLTPKEIVTYLDKYVIGQNEAKKTIAVALRNRYRRMQLSPEMQQDVTPKNILMIGSTGVGKTEIARRLAKMMNLPFIKVEASKYTEVGFVGRDVESMIRDLAATSLTLVRESENEKNREKIENYIENKIIEKLLPPLPAGASEQKKAEYDASFTRMQEKYAKGELDYLKIKVEVPNTPAMPEEGLPPQMIQVQESIVKVLGGMGKKGPEKEVTVKDAKKILEAEASEKLLDEENLKSLALEKVEKGGIVFLDEIDKVAVASNSQSRQDPSKEGVQRDLLPIVEGSSVNTKLGMVNTDHILFIAAGAFHVSKPSDLMPELQGRFPLRVELNSLNEETLYRILTEPKNALIKQYIALMKVEGVALNFEEEALRAIAHYSLLANEKTEDIGARRLHTVMEKILEEISFSADEHKGETIHVDKALVEEKISKVVEDEDATRYIL
- the hslV gene encoding ATP-dependent protease subunit HslV, which codes for MFDATTILGYKSNGKAVIGGDGQVTFGDTVLKGNATKIRTLHEGKILAGFAGSTADAFNLFDMFEGILAEKRGDLFKSVIGFSKMWRKDKHLRQLEAMMIVLNQEHIFILSGTGDVVEPEDGKIAAIGSGGNYAISAARALDKHTDLDPRTLVQESLEVAGELCIYTNKNIKILEL